A portion of the Babylonia areolata isolate BAREFJ2019XMU chromosome 16, ASM4173473v1, whole genome shotgun sequence genome contains these proteins:
- the LOC143291104 gene encoding uncharacterized protein LOC143291104, which yields MSGVMAGLCLIVCVISCACANDCPPECQKKGAFCHKTGSESVCKDYFLTCILTQCVFRRDIGADPPLPLEPNQTATHKRGSWSKRQGRGEDPHRHAPQAPPSQPLLTHLQKRAVANLDIDFDETGRPVTRLLAALAKKLRRLNSPNGVEEQGRWREGHPMSIEKRGSWSKRQPMSIEKRGSWSKRQPMSVEKRGSWSKQEPISVEDRGSWSKRDTIGIEDRGSWSKREPIGVEERGSWSKREPISIEERGSWSKREPISVEETGSRSKRDPIIIQERGSWSKREPISVEERGSWSKREPIGVEERGSWSKREPISVEETGSRSKREPIIIQERGSWSKREPISVEERGSRSKREPISVEETGSRSKREPISIEERGSWSKREPISVEERGSWSKREPISVEERGSWSKREPTGLDEQRGQLLIVDKRGSWSKRGSWSKRGSWSKRANGSRRNGGSKRGSWSK from the exons ATGAGCGGTGTCATGGCTGGgctgtgtctgattgtctgcGTCATTTCCTGCGCATGCGCCAACGACTGTCCGCCGGAGTGCCAGAAGAAAGGGGCGTTCTGCCATAAGACGGGGAGTGAATCGGTCTGCAAGGACTACTTCCTTACGTGTATTCTTACGCAGTGCGTGTTCAGGAGAGATATTGG ggcagacccccctcttcccctagAACCAAACCAGACTGCCACCCACAAGCGCGGGAGCTGGAGCAAGCgacaagggaggggggaggacccACACAGACATGCTCCACAAGCACCGCCTTCCCAACCCCTGCTGACCCACCTCCAAAAACGCGCAGTAGCGAACCTCGACATCGACTTTGACGAAACAGGGCGCCCAGTCACTCGCCTCCTCGCCGCCCTTGCTAAAAAGCTCCGCCGCCTCAACTCACCAAACGGAGTGGAGGAGCAAGGCAGGTGGCGTGAGGGGCATCCAATGAGCATTGAGAAAAGAGGGAGCTGGAGTAAGCGGCAGCCAATGAGCATTGAGAAAAGAGGGAGCTGGAGTAAGCGGCAGCCAATGAGCGTTGAGAAAAGAGGGAGCTGGAGCAAGCAAGAGCCAATCAGCGTCGAGGACAGAGGGAGCTGGAGCAAGAGAGATACAATTGGCATCGAGGACAGAGGGAGCTGGAGCAAGCGAGAACCAATTGGCGTCGAGGAGAGAGGGAGCTGGAGCAAGAGAGAGCCAATCAGCATCGAGGAGAGAGGGAGCTGGAGCAAGCGAGAACCAATCAGCGTCGAGGAGACAGGGAGCCGGAGCAAGCGAGACCCAATCATCATCCAGGAGAGAGGGAGCTGGAGCAAGAGAGAGCCAATCAGCGTCGAGGAGAGAGGGAGCTGGAGCAAGCGAGAGCCAATCGGCGTCGAGGAGAGAGGGAGCTGGAGCAAGCGAGAACCAATCAGCGTCGAGGAGACAGGGAGCCGGAGCAAGCGAGAGCCAATCATCATCCAGGAGAGAGGGAGCTGGAGCAAGAGAGAGCCAATCAGCGTCGAGGAGAGAGGGAGCCGGAGCAAGCGAGAACCAATCAGCGTCGAGGAGACAGGGAGCCGGAGCAAGCGAGAGCCAATCAGCATCGAGGAGAGAGGGAGCTGGAGCAAGAGAGAGCCAATCAGCGTCGAGGAGAGAGGGAGCTGGAGCAAGAGAGAGCCAATCAGCGTCGAGGAGAGAGGGAGCTGGAGCAAGCGAGAGCCAACGGGCTTGGATGAACAACGAGGGCAGCTGCTGATCGTCGACAAAAGAGGAAGTTGGAGTAAACGAGGAAGTTGGAGTAAACGAGGAAGTTGGAGCAAACGAGCAAACGGGAGCAGGAGAAACGGTGGTAGTAAAAGGGGAAGTTGGAGCAAGTGA